In one Chlamydia sp. BM-2023 genomic region, the following are encoded:
- a CDS encoding bifunctional 3,4-dihydroxy-2-butanone-4-phosphate synthase/GTP cyclohydrolase II — translation MVESHDNVGEAGFASIEQAIADIAEGKFVIIVDEASREDEGDLVIAGEKITVEKMIFLLKHTTGIACAAVDHEKIKKLEIPPIKDNRCHFNTPFTMSVDAARGITTGVSAADRTRTVQLLADPNSGPEDFVRPGHFFPLVSAQGGVLKRAGHTEATLDLMRLANMQPCGVLAELVNEDHSMMRLPQILKFAQQHNLSVISITDLIAHRMLSERLVSHVSSARLPTEHGDFDIHIYESAIDGMQHIALVKGDVRGKQNVLVRVHSECLTGDIMASTRCDCGNQLRSAMEFIALEGEGVIVYLRGQEGRGIGLGHKVRAYALQDRGYDTVDANLEMGFPIDSREYGIGAQILFDLGLTTVKLITHNPHKYFGLQGFGLEIVDRIALPINVSEENEYYLRTKKERMGHWIDLPHDEEVNTR, via the coding sequence GTGGTAGAATCACATGATAATGTTGGTGAAGCAGGTTTCGCATCAATAGAACAAGCAATAGCAGATATCGCTGAAGGGAAATTTGTTATTATTGTTGACGAAGCTTCTAGAGAAGATGAAGGAGATCTTGTCATAGCAGGCGAGAAGATCACCGTTGAAAAGATGATATTTCTCCTTAAACATACAACAGGTATAGCTTGCGCTGCTGTAGATCATGAAAAAATCAAAAAGCTAGAAATCCCCCCTATTAAAGATAATCGTTGTCATTTCAATACACCATTTACCATGTCTGTAGATGCTGCTCGAGGAATTACCACAGGCGTATCCGCAGCAGATAGAACACGGACAGTGCAGTTGTTAGCGGATCCTAATAGTGGTCCTGAAGATTTTGTCCGTCCTGGGCATTTTTTCCCTTTAGTTAGTGCCCAAGGGGGAGTGTTAAAACGTGCAGGGCATACGGAAGCTACCCTAGATCTTATGCGTTTAGCAAATATGCAGCCCTGCGGAGTTCTTGCTGAGCTTGTGAATGAAGATCATAGCATGATGCGTCTTCCTCAAATTTTAAAATTTGCACAGCAGCATAATCTTTCAGTTATTTCCATTACGGATTTGATAGCGCATCGCATGCTATCAGAAAGGCTTGTCTCCCATGTTTCTTCAGCTCGTTTACCCACAGAGCATGGTGATTTTGATATTCATATTTATGAATCTGCCATCGATGGTATGCAACACATCGCTTTAGTAAAAGGTGATGTCAGAGGAAAACAAAATGTTCTTGTTCGTGTGCATTCTGAATGCCTCACAGGAGATATCATGGCATCTACTCGCTGTGATTGTGGAAACCAATTACGCTCCGCTATGGAATTTATAGCTTTAGAAGGGGAAGGCGTTATCGTTTATCTTCGTGGGCAAGAAGGCCGCGGAATAGGACTAGGTCATAAGGTTCGTGCTTATGCTTTACAAGACCGTGGTTATGATACCGTCGATGCAAATTTAGAAATGGGTTTTCCCATAGACTCTCGAGAATATGGAATCGGTGCTCAGATTTTATTTGATCTTGGCTTGACAACGGTAAAATTGATTACCCATAATCCCCATAAGTATTTCGGACTTCAGGGATTTGGACTAGAAATCGTTGATCGAATCGCTCTCCCTATCAATGTTTCTGAAGAAAACGAGTATTACTTACGTACGAAAAAAGAACGTATGGGACATTGGATAGACTTACCTCATGATGAGGAAGTAAACACAAGATAA
- a CDS encoding VIT1/CCC1 transporter family protein, with translation MNAEQYTHFKKETPAEHIKTVRDKHGVCIGEPHTTKKGFFYHLASDALSLGTFLFFIRTLFFLIPVPRISQTEILLALGLGWIFYNGCLKAKKAWSYMELSHRFMLQEKEEIEQHPDQEKLELAAIYENHGFKSPLLEEIIDYISSDSTLLLDTMIREEFHIAIEDFPHPLKQGGTRMLGGLIGLILFLPIVLCSSYTVAGVLSSFIITALSITKAKILGNDAITEAVWVLGIFLTSISIVCTCIKFL, from the coding sequence ATGAACGCCGAACAATATACCCATTTCAAAAAAGAGACCCCCGCGGAACATATAAAAACCGTAAGGGATAAGCATGGGGTATGTATTGGTGAACCTCATACAACAAAAAAAGGTTTTTTTTATCATCTGGCAAGTGATGCTCTATCCTTAGGGACATTCTTATTTTTTATTAGGACACTATTTTTCCTTATTCCGGTTCCCCGCATCTCGCAAACAGAAATCTTGCTTGCATTAGGTTTAGGATGGATTTTTTATAATGGCTGTTTAAAGGCAAAAAAAGCCTGGTCTTATATGGAGCTTTCCCATCGCTTTATGCTTCAGGAAAAAGAAGAAATAGAACAGCACCCTGATCAGGAAAAGTTAGAATTAGCAGCTATCTACGAAAATCATGGTTTTAAATCTCCCCTACTTGAAGAAATCATAGACTATATCAGCTCAGACTCTACCTTACTTTTAGATACTATGATTCGTGAGGAATTCCATATTGCCATAGAGGACTTCCCCCACCCATTAAAACAAGGTGGCACACGTATGCTCGGAGGACTTATCGGTTTAATTTTATTCCTCCCTATTGTTCTCTGTTCTAGTTATACAGTAGCTGGAGTGCTGTCTTCCTTTATTATTACAGCTCTTTCCATCACAAAAGCAAAAATACTCGGCAATGATGCTATTACTGAAGCCGTTTGGGTATTAGGAATTTTCCTGACTTCGATAAGCATCGTGTGCACTTGTATAAAATTTTTATAA
- the serS gene encoding serine--tRNA ligase — protein MLDIKLIRKAPEEYESLLRRKDPNISLLPILDLDKEVRQLKTDSEALQSKRKLLSGKIHKAKTQEEDASELLNEVETLSNDLSKLEKLLEEKNAALQDLLVRLPNFPEETIPISPDKTGNQVIKSVGSLPNFSFTPKHHVELNQKLQIFDFKLSAKTSGSGWPAYQDQGVILEWALLTYLMQKQKSHGFKLWLPPLLVKREILFGSGQIPKFDGQYYRVEDGDQYLYLIPTAEVVLNGFHSQEIFNAQDLPLYYAAYTPCFRREAGAAGAHERGLVRVHQFNKVEMFAFTTPEQEDQAFEKMVAIVEEILTELKLPYRLSLLSTGDMSFGASKTIDAEVWLPGQQAFYEVSSISKCTDFQSRRSETRFKDSQGKLHLVHTLNGSGLATPRLLVAILENNQQEDGSVIIPEVLRPYLGNQEKLLPE, from the coding sequence ATGTTAGATATAAAATTAATACGCAAGGCACCTGAAGAATATGAGAGCCTTCTTCGTAGGAAAGATCCTAATATTTCCCTGCTTCCTATTCTTGATTTAGACAAAGAAGTCCGCCAATTAAAAACAGATTCTGAAGCTTTACAATCAAAGAGAAAGCTTCTATCTGGGAAAATTCATAAAGCTAAAACTCAAGAAGAAGATGCTTCGGAATTGCTTAATGAAGTGGAGACTTTATCCAACGATCTATCCAAATTAGAAAAGCTTCTTGAGGAAAAGAACGCCGCTTTACAAGATTTACTTGTTCGTCTTCCTAATTTCCCGGAGGAAACTATTCCCATAAGTCCTGATAAAACCGGGAATCAGGTGATAAAAAGTGTGGGTTCTCTACCGAATTTTTCTTTTACACCGAAGCATCACGTAGAGCTGAATCAAAAATTACAAATTTTTGACTTTAAACTTTCTGCGAAAACCTCAGGATCGGGATGGCCAGCATACCAAGATCAGGGGGTGATTTTAGAATGGGCATTACTCACCTATTTGATGCAGAAGCAAAAATCTCACGGGTTTAAGTTATGGCTTCCTCCTCTCTTGGTAAAACGCGAAATTTTATTTGGCTCTGGGCAAATCCCTAAATTTGACGGGCAATACTATCGTGTGGAAGATGGAGATCAGTATTTATACCTTATCCCCACGGCAGAAGTCGTTTTGAATGGTTTTCATTCTCAAGAGATTTTTAATGCTCAAGATCTCCCTTTATATTATGCCGCCTATACACCTTGCTTCCGCAGGGAAGCAGGAGCCGCAGGAGCTCATGAACGCGGGCTTGTTCGCGTGCATCAGTTCAATAAAGTAGAAATGTTTGCATTTACAACTCCTGAGCAAGAAGACCAAGCTTTTGAAAAAATGGTTGCTATTGTTGAAGAAATTCTCACAGAACTCAAGCTTCCCTACCGCTTATCTTTATTATCTACTGGGGATATGTCCTTTGGAGCGTCAAAAACTATTGATGCTGAAGTTTGGTTACCAGGACAACAGGCATTTTACGAGGTATCTTCGATTTCCAAATGTACAGATTTCCAATCTCGACGTTCTGAAACGCGTTTTAAAGATAGTCAGGGTAAACTACATTTAGTCCATACTCTTAATGGTTCCGGATTAGCAACTCCACGTCTACTTGTTGCAATTTTAGAAAATAACCAGCAAGAAGATGGTTCCGTAATTATTCCTGAGGTTTTAAGACCTTATCTAGGAAATCAAGAAAAGTTGTTGCCAGAATAA
- a CDS encoding 2,3-bisphosphoglycerate-dependent phosphoglycerate mutase, whose translation MAFLILLRHGKSVWNEKNLFTGWVDIPLSQKGIDEAILAGQAIKDLPIDYIFTSSLVRSLMTALLAMTHHSSKKIPYIIHDDPKQKEMCRIYSDEEKSMIPVYRSSALNERMYGELQGKNKKETAEQFGEEQVKLWRRSYKVAPPNGESLYNTGERTIPYFKETIFPLLNNSKNVFVSAHGNSLRSLIMDIEKLSEEEVLSLELPTGKPIVYLWTGQKFERHPEPFG comes from the coding sequence ATGGCTTTTCTTATCTTATTGCGGCACGGAAAATCCGTCTGGAATGAAAAAAATCTTTTTACTGGCTGGGTGGATATCCCCCTCAGTCAAAAAGGAATAGATGAGGCTATACTCGCAGGCCAAGCGATAAAAGACCTCCCTATTGACTACATATTTACCTCCTCTTTAGTGAGGAGCCTAATGACAGCGTTACTTGCTATGACGCATCATAGCTCTAAAAAAATTCCTTATATCATTCACGATGATCCTAAACAAAAAGAGATGTGCAGGATCTATAGTGATGAAGAAAAAAGTATGATTCCCGTCTATCGTTCTAGTGCTCTAAACGAAAGAATGTATGGGGAGCTTCAAGGAAAAAATAAAAAAGAAACTGCTGAGCAGTTCGGTGAAGAACAAGTAAAACTATGGAGACGCAGTTACAAAGTAGCTCCTCCTAACGGAGAAAGTCTTTACAATACTGGGGAGCGAACCATCCCCTATTTTAAAGAAACTATTTTCCCATTATTGAACAATTCAAAAAATGTGTTTGTCTCCGCTCATGGAAATTCCCTACGTTCACTTATCATGGATATAGAAAAATTAAGTGAAGAAGAGGTACTCTCTTTAGAGTTACCCACAGGAAAACCCATAGTATACTTATGGACAGGCCAAAAATTCGAACGTCATCCCGAACCGTTTGGTTAA
- the ribD gene encoding bifunctional diaminohydroxyphosphoribosylaminopyrimidine deaminase/5-amino-6-(5-phosphoribosylamino)uracil reductase RibD codes for MEDFSEQQLFFMRRAIALGEKGRITAPPNPWVGCVLVKNGKIIGEGYHKAKGLPHAEQEAVNSASVSIEGCDVYVSLEPCSHYGNTPPCANLLIQHKVAAVYVALLDPDSRVSGKGIAALKQAGIPVYEGLGRQDAENSLKPYLYQRSQGKPWVVIKSAATLDGQVADSDGQSQWITCQEARADVGKLRAASQAIVVGSKTVVKDNPFLTARTASGELYPRQPLRVIVDSSGAVSPKANVFHGPGRSLYATTTRCPKEHIQRIEEMGVDVLITQPVDLKVNLHELNKYLSDEGILQVLVEGGAILHTEFLRARLANAIVLYLGPKIFGDQQKPIFGDLGLRLHSSQEILPKNSEVLGNSLKTTWEVVL; via the coding sequence ATGGAAGATTTCTCTGAGCAACAACTGTTTTTTATGCGTAGGGCTATAGCTTTGGGAGAAAAGGGAAGGATCACAGCTCCTCCAAATCCTTGGGTGGGTTGTGTTCTTGTAAAAAATGGTAAGATAATAGGAGAGGGATATCATAAAGCAAAAGGTTTGCCTCATGCAGAACAAGAAGCTGTAAATTCCGCATCTGTTTCTATTGAGGGCTGCGATGTTTATGTTTCGTTAGAACCTTGCTCTCATTACGGAAATACCCCTCCCTGTGCGAATTTATTAATACAGCATAAAGTAGCCGCTGTATATGTAGCTCTTTTAGATCCCGACAGTCGTGTATCTGGAAAGGGAATCGCAGCATTAAAGCAAGCTGGTATTCCCGTATATGAGGGGTTGGGAAGGCAAGATGCTGAGAATTCTTTAAAACCCTATTTATATCAACGTTCCCAAGGAAAGCCTTGGGTTGTAATTAAAAGTGCTGCAACTCTTGATGGTCAAGTTGCTGATAGCGACGGACAGTCGCAATGGATTACTTGTCAGGAAGCACGCGCAGACGTTGGTAAATTACGAGCAGCTTCTCAAGCAATTGTTGTGGGATCTAAAACTGTTGTAAAAGATAACCCTTTTCTAACTGCTCGCACAGCCTCTGGAGAGCTTTACCCTCGCCAGCCTTTGCGCGTTATTGTCGATAGCTCAGGAGCAGTATCCCCAAAGGCAAATGTTTTTCATGGCCCGGGAAGATCCCTTTATGCAACAACAACACGTTGTCCAAAAGAGCACATCCAACGTATCGAAGAGATGGGTGTCGATGTATTAATTACCCAACCGGTAGATCTTAAAGTGAATTTGCACGAATTAAACAAATATTTGTCTGACGAGGGGATTTTACAAGTTCTTGTAGAAGGCGGGGCTATTTTACATACTGAATTTTTGAGAGCACGTTTAGCAAACGCTATAGTTCTTTATTTAGGGCCAAAAATTTTTGGAGATCAGCAAAAACCTATTTTTGGAGATCTCGGGTTGCGTCTACATTCTTCTCAAGAAATTCTTCCCAAGAATTCTGAAGTTCTAGGAAATTCTTTAAAAACGACCTGGGAAGTGGTTTTGTAG
- a CDS encoding FtsW/RodA/SpoVE family cell cycle protein — translation MRNVRYFSYVNSWVFVVIILLMMLSVVVISSMDPSTILVTSSKGLLTNKSIMQIRHFALGWLAFFLCMSLDYHKLRNWAWVLYFLMILSLVGLFFVPTVQNVHRWYRIPFIGLSVQPSEYAKLVVVIMLSYTLDVRKSVISSKTTAILACIAVGIPFLLIFKEPDLGTALVLCPVALAIFYLGNIHPLFVKICATLAGIGIFCSLLIFSGMVSHEKVKPYALKVIKEYQYERLSPSNHHQRASLISIGLGGVKGRGWKAGEFAGRGWLPYGYTDSVFSALGEEFGLIGLFFTLWLFYCLICFGCRTVAVAVDDFGRLLAAGITVHISMHVLINISMMCGLLPITGVPLVLVSYGGSSVISTMASLGILQSIYSRRFSKY, via the coding sequence ATGAGAAACGTTAGATATTTCAGCTATGTCAATTCTTGGGTGTTTGTTGTTATTATTTTATTAATGATGCTGAGTGTTGTTGTGATTTCTTCTATGGATCCATCTACGATACTTGTAACATCATCAAAAGGATTACTAACAAACAAAAGCATCATGCAAATTCGCCATTTTGCTTTAGGGTGGTTGGCTTTTTTTCTATGTATGTCTTTAGATTACCATAAGCTAAGAAACTGGGCTTGGGTTCTGTACTTTTTAATGATTCTTAGTCTTGTAGGTTTGTTTTTTGTCCCTACAGTACAAAATGTACACAGATGGTATAGGATCCCTTTTATTGGTTTGAGTGTGCAGCCCTCAGAATACGCTAAGCTTGTTGTTGTGATTATGCTTAGCTACACTCTAGATGTGCGCAAATCTGTGATTTCTTCAAAGACCACAGCGATTCTTGCTTGTATAGCTGTAGGCATTCCCTTTCTTCTTATTTTTAAAGAACCCGATTTGGGAACTGCCTTAGTTTTATGTCCTGTGGCATTGGCAATTTTTTACTTAGGAAATATCCATCCGCTCTTTGTCAAAATTTGCGCAACCCTCGCAGGAATAGGCATTTTCTGCTCATTATTGATTTTTTCAGGGATGGTCTCCCATGAAAAGGTAAAACCCTATGCCTTAAAGGTTATTAAGGAATACCAGTATGAAAGATTAAGCCCATCGAATCACCATCAGCGAGCTTCGTTAATTTCTATTGGCTTGGGAGGTGTTAAAGGGCGCGGATGGAAAGCCGGAGAATTCGCTGGAAGAGGGTGGCTTCCCTACGGATATACAGATTCTGTATTTTCTGCTTTAGGGGAGGAATTCGGGCTTATAGGTCTCTTTTTCACATTATGGCTGTTTTATTGTTTAATTTGTTTTGGTTGCCGTACGGTAGCTGTTGCTGTCGATGACTTCGGAAGATTGTTAGCAGCGGGAATTACCGTGCATATATCCATGCACGTTCTGATTAATATTAGTATGATGTGTGGGCTTTTACCCATCACAGGAGTCCCCTTGGTTTTAGTTTCCTATGGAGGATCTTCTGTGATTTCTACGATGGCATCTCTGGGAATATTACAAAGTATTTATAGCCGGAGATTCTCAAAATATTAA
- a CDS encoding cation-translocating P-type ATPase: MFSQLFSTPFSPEILNNFFESGMAEDNSPMLSQKSRLLSRNLSLKSACLSLTTYFLALVFYWFKAVDVSHLFVVFTFFLAGTPALIKSLEDIRNKTVNIDILMTSAAFGSIFIGGALEGSLLLVLFAISESLGQMVSGKAKSTLASLKHLAPTIAWVVLEDGNLQKTPVNQIQVGDIIRTKSGEVVPLDGEIVHGASSINLMHLTGEKIPKSCQVGSIVPAGAHNLEGSFDMKVLKTGADSTIAHIINLVIQAQKSKPRLQQRLDKYSSKYALTIFAISTAIAVLVPLFTSIPFLGPNSAFYRALAFLIAASPCALIIAIPIAYLSAVNACAKHGVLLKGGAVLDRLASCNSIVMDKTGTLTTGELICIGCDNFGPESPDFFPSVLALEQSSTHPIAEAIVSYLVKKNVSSRPAEQYCMIPGQGVTGIFQGEEAFVGRVDTALEKIPQEYVQEIKERIDSARQRGEICSLAYLKSHCALFYFRDTPRANAEHIVKELKEAGYPISMLTGDHHISAQNTARLLGISEIFSDLSPDDKLNKVRELAKQRHILMVGDGINDAPALAQATVGVAMGEAGSATAIEAADIVLLHDDISLLPWIIKKAKKTRKIVTQNLGLALVIILLVSWPASLGIIPLWLAVILHEGSTIVVGLNALRLLK, from the coding sequence GTGTTTTCACAACTATTTTCCACCCCCTTCTCACCCGAGATTCTCAATAACTTTTTTGAATCCGGCATGGCTGAAGATAACAGCCCTATGCTATCTCAAAAAAGTCGGTTATTAAGCCGAAATCTCTCACTAAAATCTGCCTGTCTATCTTTAACAACATATTTTCTTGCTTTAGTTTTCTATTGGTTTAAAGCTGTTGATGTTTCCCACTTATTTGTTGTTTTTACATTTTTCCTTGCTGGGACCCCCGCTCTAATAAAATCCTTAGAAGATATTCGTAACAAGACTGTCAACATTGACATTCTAATGACATCCGCAGCATTCGGATCGATTTTTATTGGAGGAGCATTAGAAGGATCTTTGCTACTTGTTTTATTTGCCATTTCTGAATCCCTGGGACAAATGGTATCGGGAAAAGCAAAAAGTACATTAGCATCATTAAAACATTTAGCCCCTACTATAGCCTGGGTAGTCCTAGAAGATGGAAACTTACAGAAAACCCCAGTTAACCAAATTCAAGTTGGCGATATTATCCGTACGAAAAGTGGCGAGGTTGTTCCTCTAGATGGTGAAATTGTCCATGGAGCCTCTTCCATTAACTTGATGCATCTTACTGGAGAAAAAATTCCAAAATCTTGTCAGGTGGGCTCTATAGTTCCTGCTGGAGCACATAACCTCGAAGGCAGTTTTGACATGAAAGTGTTAAAAACTGGCGCGGATTCTACAATTGCTCACATTATCAATTTAGTAATTCAAGCTCAAAAATCTAAACCTCGCCTTCAGCAACGTTTAGATAAATACTCTTCGAAGTATGCCCTCACGATCTTTGCCATTTCTACGGCAATAGCTGTTTTAGTCCCTTTATTTACCTCTATCCCCTTCTTAGGACCCAATAGTGCTTTTTATCGTGCATTAGCTTTTCTAATTGCAGCATCTCCGTGTGCATTGATTATTGCTATCCCTATTGCTTATTTAAGCGCTGTTAATGCTTGCGCAAAACATGGTGTTCTTCTTAAAGGTGGTGCTGTTTTAGACAGGCTAGCCTCATGTAATTCCATTGTTATGGATAAAACAGGGACGCTAACAACAGGAGAGCTTATCTGCATAGGATGCGATAATTTCGGCCCTGAAAGTCCAGATTTCTTTCCTTCTGTCTTAGCTTTGGAACAATCGTCCACGCATCCTATAGCGGAGGCTATTGTTTCCTATTTAGTAAAGAAAAATGTTTCTTCGCGTCCCGCTGAGCAATATTGTATGATTCCTGGACAGGGTGTTACAGGAATATTCCAAGGAGAAGAAGCTTTTGTAGGAAGAGTAGATACCGCATTAGAAAAAATCCCCCAAGAATATGTTCAAGAAATAAAAGAGCGTATTGATAGTGCCCGGCAAAGAGGAGAAATCTGTTCCCTTGCTTATTTAAAATCTCATTGTGCTCTTTTTTATTTTAGAGATACTCCAAGGGCGAATGCTGAGCATATCGTCAAAGAGTTAAAAGAAGCTGGTTATCCTATTAGCATGCTCACAGGAGATCATCATATTAGCGCACAAAATACCGCTAGACTCCTAGGGATTTCCGAAATATTTTCTGATCTTTCTCCTGATGATAAATTAAATAAAGTACGTGAGCTTGCTAAGCAACGGCATATTCTTATGGTTGGTGATGGGATTAACGATGCTCCTGCTCTTGCCCAAGCAACAGTAGGCGTCGCCATGGGAGAAGCAGGAAGCGCAACAGCAATAGAAGCCGCGGATATTGTTCTTCTTCATGATGACATTTCTTTGCTTCCATGGATCATAAAAAAAGCAAAGAAAACACGAAAAATTGTCACCCAAAATCTCGGATTAGCTTTAGTAATTATTTTACTAGTTTCTTGGCCGGCATCTTTAGGGATTATTCCCCTATGGCTTGCTGTTATTCTCCATGAGGGTAGCACCATTGTCGTCGGGCTTAATGCCTTGAGACTGCTAAAGTAA
- the ribH gene encoding 6,7-dimethyl-8-ribityllumazine synthase, producing the protein MKTLKGLASAKGLRVAIVGSCFNGPIADALVSGAQQTFLDFGGSEDLLTTLRVPGAFEIPCALKKLLTSGVEYHAMVACGVLIKGSTTHYEHIADQVAARISELSVEYNLPITFSIITAPSVELAWERAGVRGTHLGISGMQTALEMADLFKKI; encoded by the coding sequence ATGAAAACATTAAAAGGATTAGCATCTGCAAAAGGTTTGCGAGTTGCTATTGTTGGCTCTTGTTTTAACGGGCCTATAGCCGATGCTTTGGTTTCAGGAGCTCAGCAAACTTTTTTAGATTTTGGTGGTTCGGAAGATTTACTAACAACACTACGTGTTCCAGGGGCTTTCGAGATTCCCTGTGCATTAAAAAAACTCCTCACTTCAGGTGTAGAATACCACGCTATGGTAGCCTGCGGCGTCCTAATTAAAGGATCTACTACACACTATGAGCATATCGCTGATCAAGTTGCAGCAAGAATTAGCGAGCTTTCTGTGGAATACAATCTCCCCATTACCTTTTCCATTATTACCGCACCTTCCGTAGAATTGGCGTGGGAACGCGCAGGAGTTCGAGGAACACATTTAGGAATATCTGGAATGCAAACTGCTTTAGAAATGGCAGATCTTTTCAAGAAAATCTAA
- a CDS encoding biotin--[acetyl-CoA-carboxylase] ligase: MKVIYYEIAETPSTNETAKQLMHLWNPYALTVVSTQNQTEGKGKFNRAWISSNKDITLSLCFFITELDIDVSQLFRLGTEVVLELIQDLGIANGTVKWPNDILVNGEKLCGVLSETLPSQGYLGIILGIGINSNITKEELANVNQPATSLSILLNHDVDLEEIKNALVSRAEKIISQTFSKTLATESHIR, encoded by the coding sequence ATGAAAGTTATTTATTACGAAATAGCAGAAACTCCGTCAACTAATGAAACGGCGAAACAGCTTATGCATCTTTGGAATCCCTATGCTCTTACTGTTGTCTCTACTCAAAATCAAACAGAAGGAAAAGGTAAATTTAATCGTGCATGGATATCTTCTAACAAAGATATCACCTTATCTTTATGCTTTTTCATTACAGAATTAGATATTGATGTTAGCCAATTGTTTCGTTTAGGGACAGAGGTAGTTTTAGAACTCATTCAAGACTTAGGAATCGCTAATGGCACTGTAAAATGGCCCAATGATATTTTGGTAAATGGCGAAAAACTTTGTGGGGTTCTTAGCGAGACGCTTCCTTCCCAAGGGTACTTGGGAATAATTTTAGGAATAGGGATAAATAGTAATATAACAAAAGAAGAGCTTGCCAATGTAAATCAGCCTGCAACATCATTATCCATTCTTCTCAATCATGATGTAGATCTCGAGGAGATTAAAAATGCTTTAGTTTCCCGTGCTGAAAAGATTATCTCTCAAACATTTTCAAAAACATTAGCGACAGAATCTCACATCAGGTAA
- a CDS encoding pseudouridine synthase: protein MAKVRLNKFLASAGVASRRKCDEIIFSGHVSVNGKIAPGPFVLVDEEVDTVKVDGRHVGKTKKVYFMVHKPLGYLCSSERKFPGSKLVIDLFAHLPYRVFTVGRLDKETSGLILVTNDGEFSNKIIHPSFGITKEYLLKVNRDVTGKNLEDLMEGTIIDGKRVRPVSVEKIRRGTIKIIVNEGKKHEIRLFAEAVGLPLLDLKRIRIGSLVLGGLPYGEYRELTDAEVLTYM, encoded by the coding sequence ATGGCAAAAGTTCGTCTCAATAAGTTTTTAGCTTCCGCAGGTGTAGCTTCACGAAGAAAGTGTGATGAGATTATTTTTTCAGGGCATGTATCTGTAAATGGGAAGATAGCTCCCGGTCCTTTTGTATTGGTGGACGAAGAAGTAGATACCGTAAAGGTAGATGGTCGACATGTAGGGAAAACAAAAAAAGTTTACTTCATGGTGCATAAGCCTTTGGGATATTTGTGTTCCTCGGAGAGAAAGTTTCCTGGATCTAAGTTGGTTATTGATTTGTTTGCCCATCTTCCTTATCGGGTATTTACTGTTGGAAGATTGGATAAGGAAACCTCAGGGTTAATTTTAGTAACGAATGATGGGGAATTTTCAAATAAGATTATTCACCCTTCTTTTGGTATTACCAAAGAGTATTTACTAAAAGTGAATCGTGATGTTACGGGGAAAAATCTTGAAGATTTGATGGAAGGGACAATCATAGATGGTAAGAGAGTCCGTCCTGTTTCTGTGGAAAAAATTCGACGTGGTACAATTAAAATTATTGTAAACGAAGGAAAAAAACACGAAATTCGTTTGTTCGCAGAAGCTGTAGGATTACCTCTTTTAGATCTGAAGCGTATTCGTATAGGGAGCTTGGTTCTTGGAGGACTTCCCTATGGGGAGTATCGTGAGCTTACAGATGCTGAGGTTCTTACTTATATGTAA